The genome window AAGTGAAATGGTACTGTTTTTTCTGAAAACATCTTTGTAAGATAAAACACCGCTTGTGAAAGGAAGTGTGTTTACATATTGTACATAAATTATTTTCAATGGTTGTAAGATATGACGCTTGAAAGAAACACCTTTTTCAAAAAATAAAACTGATTTTTCGTGCACAATCGTTTTCTTTTGATTTATTGTAAGTTCAAAGCTTCCTTCCAACACAATTATTAAAACATTTTCAGCGTGCGAGCCTTCTTCTATCACAAATTTGTTTCTTTTTATGATACCAAACAGCATAACGAACCTCTTTTTTAGAATTATTATAAAAATATTATAAAACAATGTATTTAATTTGTCAATTATAGAATGTATAATTATGGTAGGATGTTAAAATTTTTATAAAAGGGTGATATTATGTTGTATACAAATGAGTTGGAAACTATATTTTTTGCGGATGTTGTAGTTGCAGGCGGCGGACCTTCCGGTATTGCGGCTGCAATTTCAGCGGCAGAAATGGGAAAAAAGGTTTTGGTGCTTGAACGGGCAGGTGTTGTGGGCGGATGCTTAACTATAGGACATGTTTCACCAATTTCGGGTGGTCACGGTGAAAATACCATGGCGAACCGCATCAACACATATCTCGCTGATACAACTAAGTATGGCGTAAACAATTTTGAAAACACAAAAATCAAGCTTACAGACCTATTGGACAAAAAAGGAGTAGACGTATTTTTAAACACTTCTGTGTGCGATGTTATCCGTGAGAATGGCGAAATCAAGGCGGTTGTTATTTCTACACAAAGCGGCTTAAAAGCGGTAGAAGGGAAAATGTTTATTGATGCAACAGGTGATGGCGTGCTTTCTTATCTTGCTGAAGAAAACGTTGAATACGGCAGAGACGACGGTTTGGTACAGCCTACATCTGTAATGTTTACGATAACTGGTGTAGATGAAAATCAGCCTTTGCTTTGTCACCATGAGGCAATGGATACTGTGCTTAAAAAAGGCAATTACTTGCAGATGTGTAAGGATGCTTGCAAAAACGGTGTTTTGCCTCCTGAAATTGATATTGTGCGACTTTATGCCGGAACGAATAAAGGAGACAGAGTTGTAAATGCAACCCAGGCTAACGGCTTCAACCCACTTGAACCTGCTGATTATACCAAAGCGCAGATTAAATTAAGAAAACAAATTGCGATTGTTGTAAAGTTTCTCAAAGAAAATGTTGAGGGCTTTGAAAATATCAGCGTAAAGGACAGTTCGGAGGGGATTGGTGTCAGAGAATCAAGAAGAATCAAAGGCATGTATACAATTTGTGCACAGGATTTGATTGACGGGAAGCGTTTTGAAGATGTAATTGTTCATAACGCGAATTTTCCGATTGACATTCATAATCCGAACGGTGCAGGGCAGGCAGAAAGCGAAACATTACCGGTGAAAGCAAAGCCATATGATGTTCCGTTTCGGGCGATTGTTCCGCTAATCAATAATAATCTGTTTACAGCAGGCAGATGCATAAGCGGTTCGCACAGAGCACACGCATCCTACCGAGTTATGAATATCGCTATGAACATCGGTGAAGCGGCAGGGGTTGCGGCATCGCTTTGTCTGGATTGTAATATGACAAACAAAGAACTTGACTATAAAAAAGTGCAGGAAGTACTGACAGGAAGAGGAATTGAATTATTTTAAAGAGGTGAATTGATAAATGAAAAAATTACTTTCACTTGTTCTTGCTATAGCTTATTTGTTCAGTGTTATTGCTCCGATGAGTGTTGCAGCGGAACAAAAACTGTTTACTGATTTTGAAGCATTTGATCTGGTAGTTGGCAGGCAAGGCGGACAAGGCGAAACGCTTCGTTTCGTGGTTCGCAAAGAAAATATTCCTTTTGACGCCGCGGATAAAAATTTATTGGGACTTAAAGTGGCGGGTAGTGTGAAAATTGACGGAAAAGATGTTGCATTCAACAGTAAAATTACGGCAGTTGAAATTGCAGACTCTACCGTAACTTTTTCTGTTGCACAAACCAATGAAGTGCCGCGTGCTGCATATGATAAAACGGCATTCAGTCTTAAAGTTTATCCGGAATTGTATATAGAAGAAGCTGTTAACGATGAACCAATAGCACAAGAAATGTCTCGTCCTGCAGCTGCACGTCCTGAAACTGAAATTGCAGTTTCTTTTAATGGTGAATGGATGCAGTTTGATGTAAATCCTGTTATTATAAATGGCAGAACTATGGTGCCTATGCGTGCAATCTTTGAGGCGCTTGGGTGCACAGTACACTGGATGGATGAAGCACAGACAGCGGTAGGTATACGAAACGGTAAAACTGTATTTTGCACCATAAACAGTATGGATGCTATGGTAGACGGTGTGGCAACTGTTATTGACCAACCGGCAGTTCTTTTAAACAATCGTACTATGGTGCCGTTACGATTTGTTTCCGAAGCGTTTGGCTGTACTGTGGAATGGGAAGAAAGTACACAGTCTGTGTACATTCAGTCTGAACAGGTGCCTGCAATTTACTATGTTGTACATGATGATTTTGAAACGCTCGGTACGTGGACAATCAAAACGGACGATAAATATTTGCAGGGGATTTCAGTAGCGGAGAACGAAGGCAAAGAATTTAAAGATTACAAACCTGCGATTGCAAAAATCCGCGTGCAGAAAAGCGGTAAATATAAACTTTGGGTTCATGCGAGAGATTACGCAAAATCGAAACCCGGTACTCGTTTCTTTAATGTTGCGATTGACGGCGAAGTGGCAAAATCTACCTTTGGTAAACACGGCACGGAAGGCTTTGCGTGGGAAGACGGAGGTGTGGTTGAACTCTCTGAAGGTGTGCACACCATATCTTTGCTTGATACATCCGGGTTTTATGCCCGTTGCAAAGGTATTCTTTTGACAGATGATTTGTCTTTTGTTGTACCCGGCGAGGAAGAACTTGAAAAAACAGTAAAACCGTTCAGTGTCGCTGATGAGAAATCGTGGACGTTTTATCCGCAGTACACAAAAGAAATTTTTGAAGCACACAAAACAGTATCTATTGAAAACAACAACAATAAAGTTGTTTTTTATCAGGGAAATTCATCAAAGGGTGCTTTGGTGCAGTATGAAATTTTTACTAAAAATCCGAGCACGGGTGAATGGATTTATACCAGAAAACGTAACGAGGAATCGGGTGTGTTGTTAAAATATGCAGATACTGCCTCGTTCATTTCAGGAAAAGAAGGCGGTGTTGCTGTTTCTGCAACCGTGAATGCAGACGGTGTTGACATTTCTAATAACACAACCAATTTTTATGAATGGGGACAGTCTGAATGGTTTTTCCCGTATGATTTCGAGGTTGTAACTGAAAATAAGATTAAACTGTTTTATGCTGACGGTAACCGCGCAACATTGACACAAACTTTTGAATTTGACGGACTTACCGATGATTTGAAAGTAACATCTGATGCAATATTTAAAACAGATGGTGCCTATTCCTTTGCTTTTTATGCAAATGATGGTGTAACCAAGAGCCAATATGATACAGTTACAGCACCTATTCTGTATAACAAGCACGCTGTGCCCGACAGTCCCGTTGTTTTACCCGAAGCATATATGTATACACCTATGAACACATTGTACTTTACAGCAGATAACAATGTAAAAACACCGGGTATTGCATTGACGCAAGGTCTTGCGGTTGACCCGGAAAGTACAGTTCAGGATTTTAATCACCCCGACAGTGCACTGTACGGCACTACATTTTATGCGCCCAATAATAAAGTTCGACCGCAACTTGTTGCACCTGTAATGGGTACTGAAAACGCGAATTTTAAAGCAGGAGAGTGCTATACATTCTCTTACAGAGTGCTCAACCGCTTTGAATACTGGTATGATACTTTAAAGCATGTTGCTGTTGATATGTATAACTGCAATGATATCAGAACCAATTACTATGGTTCCGTAAATAATCTGATTTACAATACAACCGACTTAATGATGGATGATGCATATGGC of Clostridia bacterium contains these proteins:
- a CDS encoding FAD-dependent oxidoreductase, yielding MLYTNELETIFFADVVVAGGGPSGIAAAISAAEMGKKVLVLERAGVVGGCLTIGHVSPISGGHGENTMANRINTYLADTTKYGVNNFENTKIKLTDLLDKKGVDVFLNTSVCDVIRENGEIKAVVISTQSGLKAVEGKMFIDATGDGVLSYLAEENVEYGRDDGLVQPTSVMFTITGVDENQPLLCHHEAMDTVLKKGNYLQMCKDACKNGVLPPEIDIVRLYAGTNKGDRVVNATQANGFNPLEPADYTKAQIKLRKQIAIVVKFLKENVEGFENISVKDSSEGIGVRESRRIKGMYTICAQDLIDGKRFEDVIVHNANFPIDIHNPNGAGQAESETLPVKAKPYDVPFRAIVPLINNNLFTAGRCISGSHRAHASYRVMNIAMNIGEAAGVAASLCLDCNMTNKELDYKKVQEVLTGRGIELF